Proteins found in one Aneurinibacillus uraniidurans genomic segment:
- a CDS encoding TM2 domain-containing protein, giving the protein MSVLNKQGLTSEELQLLNSEMMIKQKSSGTTWLLWVFTAPLGGHRFYLGKTGTAVAMLLTLGGLGIWSFIDLFLISGMVRDTNKKIENEILAEIKLVKNAKQNSNTKAIPNVNR; this is encoded by the coding sequence ATGTCTGTTTTAAACAAGCAAGGACTAACATCTGAAGAACTGCAATTATTAAATTCAGAAATGATGATAAAGCAAAAATCAAGTGGGACAACGTGGTTGCTCTGGGTATTCACTGCACCTCTTGGTGGACATCGATTCTACTTAGGAAAAACCGGTACAGCAGTCGCAATGCTACTAACACTTGGAGGATTAGGAATCTGGTCATTTATTGATTTATTCTTGATCAGTGGTATGGTCAGAGATACAAATAAAAAAATTGAAAACGAAATTCTAGCAGAAATAAAGTTAGTTAAAAACGCAAAACAAAATTCTAACACAAAAGCTATCCCTAATGTTAATCGGTGA
- a CDS encoding RsiV family protein produces MSEKLEQLKRKYENIPIPDELDFVVKKALKQKKKRYVKTKSLAGVGAAAIVLIAGINTSPTFAKVLSEVPLVDSLVKVVTFKEFKVDDGDAQANFKVPAITNMGNKDLEATLNNKYLEENKKMYNDFMAEMKEVNENGGGHVGVDSGYVVKTNNDRILAVGRYVVNTVGSSSTTFKYDTVDKKNQLLITLPSLFKDDSYISRISENIKEQMRQQMKKDPDKFYWVEGTGSKDSTIDYFKTISKDQAFYINNEGKLVISFDKYEVAPGYMGVLEFIIPTNTIADLLVSNEYIK; encoded by the coding sequence ATGAGCGAAAAGCTGGAACAATTGAAACGGAAATATGAGAATATACCGATCCCGGATGAACTGGATTTCGTTGTGAAGAAAGCCCTCAAGCAAAAAAAGAAAAGATATGTGAAGACGAAGAGTCTTGCTGGGGTCGGTGCAGCGGCTATTGTATTGATCGCAGGGATCAATACTAGCCCTACCTTTGCAAAAGTCTTATCAGAAGTGCCTTTGGTTGACTCGCTTGTCAAGGTGGTAACTTTTAAAGAATTTAAAGTAGATGACGGAGATGCTCAAGCCAATTTTAAAGTACCGGCCATTACGAACATGGGAAATAAAGACTTAGAAGCTACTTTAAACAACAAATATCTGGAAGAAAATAAAAAGATGTACAATGATTTCATGGCTGAAATGAAGGAAGTAAACGAAAATGGCGGAGGTCATGTAGGTGTGGATAGCGGTTATGTGGTCAAAACCAACAATGATCGGATCCTTGCTGTGGGCAGGTATGTTGTAAATACAGTTGGTTCCTCTTCAACAACATTTAAATACGATACGGTAGACAAGAAAAATCAACTTTTGATTACCTTACCAAGTCTATTTAAAGATGACAGCTATATAAGCCGGATCAGTGAAAATATTAAGGAACAGATGAGACAGCAGATGAAGAAAGATCCCGATAAGTTTTATTGGGTAGAAGGTACAGGGAGTAAGGACTCTACGATAGACTACTTTAAAACGATTTCTAAAGATCAAGCCTTTTATATTAACAATGAAGGAAAGCTGGTTATCTCCTTTGATAAATACGAAGTCGCTCCAGGGTATATGGGCGTGTTAGAGTTTATCATACCGACCAACACAATTGCTGATTTATTAGTTAGTAACGAATATATAAAATAG
- a CDS encoding NINE protein — protein MNNTFSKKDLTLEELYILESEMLKRRKSKAVAWGLWAFLSFFGAHRFYTENYVSASAMLLIITSPIFMTILLPAPTNHSFLFPFSMLLIASSIIWGGIDAFFLSRRVEKLNDAIEYEIIHKIKSNR, from the coding sequence ATGAATAACACTTTTTCAAAGAAGGACTTAACATTAGAAGAACTATACATTCTTGAATCAGAGATGCTAAAAAGGAGAAAAAGTAAAGCAGTAGCATGGGGATTATGGGCTTTTCTTTCCTTTTTTGGTGCTCATCGTTTTTATACAGAAAATTACGTTTCTGCAAGCGCAATGCTTCTCATCATTACTTCTCCTATCTTCATGACTATTCTTCTACCAGCACCTACTAATCATAGTTTCTTATTTCCCTTTTCTATGCTCCTGATAGCCAGTTCAATAATATGGGGCGGGATCGATGCCTTTTTCCTTAGTCGAAGGGTAGAAAAGTTAAATGATGCTATTGAATACGAAATTATTCATAAAATTAAAAGTAATAGATAG
- a CDS encoding DMT family transporter, translating to MTEYKQHKKAYLAAVLNAFIIGFSFIFVKLALTITNPVDTLAHRFTVSFVVASIPIIFGWIRLNITVKGIFSILPLALFYPALFFTFQVFGLVYTSSSEAGIIHATVPIFTMILATYFLKEYTSQWQKIFTLLSVVGVTYIFAMKGINLETMNSKGTILILLSALSFAGYSVLARKMSQKFSVIDLTYMMTTIGFLFFNGMSVIRHVSEGTLTLFFAPFSNPLFVMSIFFLGVLSSLVTSFLSNYALSQIEASKISVFNNLSTLVTIVAGVIFLQEKLEYFHLIGAFMIILGVVGTNLLKPKKAKARS from the coding sequence ATGACTGAATATAAACAACATAAAAAAGCTTATCTCGCTGCTGTATTGAATGCGTTCATCATTGGCTTCTCGTTTATTTTTGTCAAATTGGCATTGACAATAACGAACCCGGTGGACACTTTGGCGCATCGTTTTACCGTATCGTTTGTGGTAGCTTCGATTCCTATCATTTTTGGATGGATCCGATTAAATATTACAGTCAAAGGCATATTTTCGATCTTACCTTTAGCTTTGTTCTACCCGGCATTATTCTTCACTTTCCAGGTTTTCGGATTGGTCTATACCTCCTCTTCGGAAGCAGGAATTATTCATGCCACTGTGCCCATCTTCACGATGATTTTGGCAACTTATTTCTTGAAAGAATACACCAGTCAATGGCAAAAGATATTCACCCTATTGTCGGTTGTCGGTGTGACCTATATTTTTGCTATGAAAGGCATCAATCTTGAAACAATGAACAGCAAAGGAACTATTTTAATCCTATTATCAGCGCTTTCTTTCGCTGGATATAGCGTGCTAGCCAGAAAGATGTCACAAAAGTTCAGTGTTATAGATTTAACGTACATGATGACAACGATCGGTTTTCTGTTCTTCAATGGCATGTCTGTGATCCGTCATGTTTCGGAGGGGACGCTCACGCTCTTCTTTGCCCCTTTTTCAAATCCACTGTTTGTAATGTCTATCTTTTTTTTAGGTGTATTATCTTCTCTCGTTACATCTTTCTTGTCGAACTATGCGTTATCACAAATAGAAGCCTCTAAGATAAGTGTATTCAACAATTTATCCACTCTTGTCACCATTGTTGCAGGGGTTATATTTTTGCAGGAAAAACTGGAATACTTCCATCTCATTGGGGCCTTCATGATCATTTTAGGAGTCGTCGGCACCAATCTTCTTAAACCTAAAAAAGCAAAAGCAAGATCATGA
- a CDS encoding DUF2252 domain-containing protein, with the protein MVTHLLEQVKKTRKTLRQQIIAAVLNQFDEQSMKLDRSMRQEKYSKMMENPFRFYRGSAYLFYYDVTNVPFSFHTPEDKPTWIQGDLHFENFGAFQNEQGHIVYDVNDFDEGYMGSYLYDILRMTTSIALFCEGQGLGEDEQTESIAAYVAAYYKQLLRFERKKEDPVTLFFTKDNTEGPIRKVLKKLEKRQASEWLEGITYVGEDNRRCFVWTDEIQPASNEERAALEQVWIEYVESLDVEDRRAREFYRIKDMACKHGSGTASIGLSRYYVLVEGDGQGELDDLVLEVKEVRTPIPAYFLPYNEGFWQRHSHQGERVITTQKAMHHHEDPYLGFITIGDQHFYVRERSPFKKRVKAKHLTGVKEINSTVEIMGRITAKIHARADADVQRDLLPYHSEEEILRAIGEDFEAFCAQIIFWSMMYKQQVKEDYVLFCDWCREEFDI; encoded by the coding sequence ATGGTTACTCATTTGCTTGAACAAGTAAAGAAAACAAGAAAAACCTTACGCCAGCAGATCATCGCAGCCGTGTTAAATCAGTTTGATGAGCAGAGTATGAAGTTAGATCGAAGCATGAGACAAGAGAAATATAGCAAAATGATGGAAAATCCTTTCCGCTTCTATAGAGGGAGTGCCTATTTATTTTATTATGATGTAACAAATGTTCCATTTTCTTTTCATACACCAGAGGATAAACCGACATGGATTCAAGGAGATTTGCATTTCGAGAACTTCGGTGCCTTTCAGAATGAGCAAGGGCATATCGTGTATGATGTGAATGATTTTGACGAAGGATATATGGGGTCTTATTTATACGACATTTTGCGTATGACGACAAGCATTGCGCTGTTTTGTGAAGGACAGGGGCTCGGTGAGGATGAGCAGACAGAAAGTATTGCAGCGTATGTAGCTGCTTATTACAAGCAGCTACTGCGATTTGAACGGAAAAAAGAAGATCCTGTTACGTTATTTTTCACCAAAGATAATACAGAAGGGCCGATACGCAAAGTATTGAAGAAGCTAGAGAAGCGACAAGCGAGCGAATGGCTTGAAGGAATTACATATGTTGGAGAAGACAATCGCCGTTGTTTCGTGTGGACAGATGAAATCCAACCTGCGAGCAATGAAGAGCGTGCTGCACTTGAACAAGTATGGATAGAGTATGTGGAGAGTCTGGATGTAGAAGATCGGCGTGCCCGTGAGTTCTACCGAATTAAAGATATGGCATGCAAGCATGGTTCTGGAACGGCTTCCATAGGCCTTTCACGATATTATGTGCTTGTGGAGGGAGATGGACAAGGGGAGCTGGATGATCTTGTACTAGAAGTAAAAGAGGTGCGTACACCCATTCCAGCATATTTCTTGCCGTATAACGAAGGATTCTGGCAGCGTCATTCCCATCAAGGGGAAAGAGTTATTACTACACAGAAAGCCATGCATCATCATGAGGACCCGTACCTTGGATTTATTACTATAGGGGATCAACATTTTTATGTACGGGAACGTTCACCATTCAAGAAGCGGGTAAAAGCGAAGCATTTGACGGGTGTGAAAGAAATCAATTCGACAGTAGAGATTATGGGACGGATCACGGCAAAAATTCATGCGCGTGCGGATGCAGATGTGCAGCGAGATCTTCTTCCTTATCATAGTGAAGAAGAGATTCTACGTGCGATTGGTGAGGATTTTGAAGCCTTTTGTGCACAGATAATATTTTGGTCAATGATGTATAAGCAGCAAGTGAAAGAAGACTACGTGTTGTTTTGTGATTGGTGCAGGGAAGAATTTGATATATAA
- a CDS encoding CidA/LrgA family protein produces the protein MATIIKGTGQIILLCMFSLITNKLVDIFHLKIPGSILGIGVVFILLQAKIIRLEWIELGAKWLLAELLLFFVPSAVGIMKYPHLLVDDGVRVVCAIIFSTIAVMACTGLIAKKIAERKEQKLS, from the coding sequence GTGGCAACCATAATCAAAGGCACAGGACAGATCATTCTTTTATGTATGTTTTCACTTATTACGAACAAGCTAGTCGATATATTTCATTTAAAAATCCCCGGTAGTATTTTAGGTATTGGGGTTGTTTTTATTCTGCTGCAAGCTAAAATCATTCGCCTGGAATGGATTGAGCTAGGCGCAAAATGGCTGCTGGCAGAGCTACTGTTATTTTTTGTTCCATCAGCTGTCGGGATTATGAAATACCCGCATCTTTTGGTCGATGATGGGGTGCGCGTGGTCTGCGCGATCATTTTTAGTACAATTGCAGTCATGGCCTGTACCGGACTCATCGCAAAAAAAATCGCGGAACGAAAGGAGCAGAAGCTTTCATGA
- a CDS encoding CidB/LrgB family autolysis modulator: MMLAFFSLILTVMLYVGAKWCYQHKPKVYLSPLILTPLLIIAFLLWTHISYDSYNTGAKWLSDMLQPATIAFAVPLYKYFNLLKKHATEIIVSVLSGSVVAIISSMLIAEGLHLNTQIVNSLIPRSVTTPIAMGVSTSIGGVPTITAVFVIMTGLLGAVIGPILIRLLRIENAIAQGALLGTAAHGAGTSKAFEFSSIAGTISSLSMIIAALITLCLTPWLMSIMLVIF; this comes from the coding sequence ATGATGCTCGCATTTTTCAGCCTCATTCTTACGGTTATGCTCTACGTAGGAGCAAAATGGTGTTATCAACATAAACCAAAAGTTTATTTGTCCCCACTTATCCTTACACCATTACTTATTATCGCTTTTTTACTTTGGACTCATATCTCGTATGACTCATACAATACAGGCGCGAAATGGCTCAGCGACATGCTGCAGCCAGCAACCATCGCATTCGCTGTGCCACTCTATAAATACTTCAATCTATTAAAAAAGCACGCGACTGAAATTATTGTCAGCGTGCTATCGGGCTCTGTTGTAGCCATCATATCATCGATGTTGATTGCCGAAGGGTTGCATTTAAATACACAAATTGTGAACAGTCTGATCCCCCGTTCGGTTACGACACCGATTGCCATGGGGGTTTCCACAAGCATTGGTGGTGTCCCTACAATTACAGCTGTATTCGTCATTATGACTGGACTGTTAGGTGCCGTCATTGGCCCTATTCTTATCCGATTATTACGCATTGAGAATGCCATTGCCCAGGGTGCACTTCTCGGTACAGCTGCACATGGTGCAGGTACGTCTAAAGCATTTGAATTTAGCTCCATTGCGGGGACGATTTCCAGCTTGTCCATGATCATCGCTGCACTCATTACGCTTTGTTTGACACCATGGTTGATGTCTATTATGCTGGTGATTTTTTAA
- a CDS encoding methyl-accepting chemotaxis protein: protein MNFIKNSKVSQKIFGLIILAGIFLIAVGYAGYYSIQQLKIHSNETYNDRLVPMQWFSQISTNTRSVDAYILELMLTTDHAKNQELKGEIAKTAQSTDELLANLRQSKLYEASKDRMTSLQEQITIYRSGREETLKLALDNRNAEAYQTYLSKMVPARNNLNKILNDIAIYNQDLAHKTNEESNAKSTKIIDLMIFLTVVSLVLCSGIGVLISRMITRPLKEIQVLMQKAKEGDLTVYGAYQSKDEIGMLTTDFNDMIVQLRGIVKQVSDNAVNLSASAQELSASSEQTSQATQHIAAAIQEVASGAETQVKGTEESARAIEEMAIGINKIAESSSFAAESSNEAIKNAENGNQIVQKAIEQMRDIHSSVGESAETVKQLGLRSNEIGKIVEVITGIAAQTNLLALNAAIESARAGEHGRGFAVVADEVRKLAEQSKESAESIALIIEQIQGETATAVATMEKGTQDVENGVNIVQKAEEAFGHIVRSIENIASEIQEVSAASQQMAAGSEQVSASVVEIENSAKISHDHSQRVASSSEEQLASIEEVTASIQELSQMAQGLQQMTSRFILR, encoded by the coding sequence ATGAACTTCATCAAAAATTCGAAAGTAAGTCAAAAGATTTTTGGATTGATTATTTTAGCAGGAATCTTTCTCATAGCTGTTGGTTATGCAGGATATTATTCTATTCAACAGCTAAAGATCCATTCAAATGAAACATATAATGACAGGCTTGTTCCCATGCAATGGTTCAGCCAAATTAGCACTAATACGCGTTCTGTTGACGCATATATACTAGAACTAATGCTGACTACTGATCATGCAAAAAACCAAGAATTAAAAGGCGAGATTGCAAAAACAGCTCAATCAACAGATGAGTTACTGGCTAATTTAAGGCAATCAAAACTATATGAAGCATCAAAGGACAGAATGACTTCTCTTCAAGAACAAATAACCATATACAGAAGCGGGCGTGAAGAAACGCTAAAATTAGCTCTGGATAACCGAAATGCAGAAGCTTACCAAACTTATTTATCCAAAATGGTTCCTGCTCGCAATAACCTTAATAAAATTTTAAATGATATTGCAATATATAATCAGGATTTAGCTCACAAGACAAACGAAGAAAGTAATGCAAAGAGTACAAAAATCATAGACCTTATGATTTTTTTGACCGTAGTATCATTGGTTTTATGCTCTGGTATTGGGGTTCTAATTTCTCGGATGATTACTCGTCCTTTGAAAGAAATACAGGTTCTAATGCAAAAGGCAAAAGAAGGAGATCTAACGGTATACGGTGCCTATCAATCAAAAGATGAAATTGGAATGTTAACAACTGATTTTAATGATATGATCGTACAGCTACGAGGAATCGTTAAACAAGTAAGTGACAATGCTGTAAATTTATCAGCAAGTGCACAGGAACTTTCTGCTAGTAGCGAACAAACATCACAAGCAACTCAACACATCGCTGCTGCAATTCAAGAAGTAGCCAGTGGAGCCGAAACACAGGTAAAAGGTACGGAAGAAAGTGCACGTGCGATAGAGGAAATGGCAATTGGTATAAACAAAATCGCTGAATCATCTTCTTTTGCCGCTGAATCTTCAAATGAAGCAATAAAAAATGCAGAGAACGGAAATCAAATTGTACAAAAAGCTATTGAACAGATGCGAGATATCCACTCTTCTGTAGGTGAATCAGCAGAAACAGTAAAACAATTGGGACTACGTTCGAATGAAATTGGTAAAATCGTTGAGGTGATTACTGGTATTGCAGCTCAAACAAATCTTCTTGCTTTAAACGCAGCGATTGAATCGGCGCGTGCGGGTGAGCATGGCCGGGGATTCGCTGTAGTAGCAGATGAAGTGAGAAAGTTAGCGGAGCAATCAAAAGAATCAGCAGAGAGCATTGCTTTAATCATTGAACAAATCCAAGGTGAAACTGCTACTGCTGTAGCTACAATGGAAAAAGGAACTCAAGATGTAGAAAATGGGGTTAACATTGTACAAAAAGCAGAGGAGGCGTTCGGACACATTGTACGATCTATTGAAAATATCGCCTCTGAAATTCAAGAGGTGTCAGCAGCTTCACAACAAATGGCAGCTGGTTCAGAACAAGTAAGTGCTTCTGTGGTAGAAATCGAAAATAGTGCCAAGATCTCTCATGATCATTCGCAACGAGTAGCATCATCTTCAGAGGAGCAGTTAGCTTCTATTGAAGAAGTAACGGCGTCAATACAAGAATTAAGTCAAATGGCGCAAGGGCTGCAGCAAATGACCAGCCGATTTATATTACGATAA
- a CDS encoding TM2 domain-containing protein, translating into MNNTFSKKDLTLEELGILESEMLKKRKNKEAAWGLWAGLSFFGAHRFYTENYGYASAMLLTSALPIVVIILLSLTTDLTGFSNFLFFFSVFLLIGSVIWSWIDALFLNRRVEQLNDAIECEIIHKIKSDR; encoded by the coding sequence ATGAATAATACTTTTTCAAAGAAGGACTTAACATTAGAAGAACTAGGCATTCTTGAATCAGAGATGCTAAAAAAGAGAAAAAACAAAGAAGCAGCTTGGGGATTATGGGCTGGTCTTTCCTTTTTTGGCGCTCATCGTTTTTATACGGAGAATTATGGTTATGCAAGTGCGATGCTTCTAACCAGTGCCCTTCCCATCGTAGTCATTATTCTTTTATCATTAACTACTGATCTTACTGGTTTTAGTAATTTCTTGTTTTTCTTTTCCGTATTTCTGTTAATTGGTTCAGTAATATGGAGTTGGATAGATGCCCTTTTCCTTAATCGAAGGGTAGAGCAGTTAAACGATGCTATTGAATGCGAAATTATTCATAAAATTAAAAGTGATAGATAG
- a CDS encoding sigma-70 family RNA polymerase sigma factor, giving the protein MNRKLEKLLIRLITENKENVYRLAFSYVKNAEDALDIVQDSIHKALSSSETLKSEGSMKGWFYRIVVNTSLDFLRKQGKIQPMDDKTLEFHSPISEDAYHDIDLERALDELPHAFRTVVILRYFEDLKIEEIAEVLDENISTVKTRLYTALRKLRIKMGDELLEEAK; this is encoded by the coding sequence ATGAATAGGAAGTTAGAAAAATTACTTATACGTTTAATTACGGAAAATAAAGAGAATGTGTATCGATTAGCTTTCAGCTATGTAAAGAATGCAGAAGATGCGCTCGATATTGTTCAGGATTCTATCCATAAGGCTTTGTCATCATCAGAAACCCTAAAATCCGAAGGTTCGATGAAAGGCTGGTTTTACAGGATCGTGGTGAATACATCGCTCGATTTTCTGAGAAAACAGGGGAAAATTCAACCTATGGATGATAAAACGTTAGAATTTCATAGCCCTATAAGCGAAGACGCTTATCATGATATTGATTTGGAGCGAGCTCTGGATGAATTACCCCATGCCTTTCGGACCGTGGTTATACTTAGATACTTTGAAGATTTAAAAATTGAAGAAATTGCGGAAGTGCTGGATGAAAACATCAGCACCGTAAAAACACGATTGTATACAGCACTTCGTAAACTGCGAATTAAAATGGGCGATGAACTTCTGGAGGAGGCAAAGTAA
- a CDS encoding PLP-dependent aminotransferase family protein, translating to MHKYLQLLNDLEMLIGERPYKEGERLPSIRALAQQYRCSKSTVIRAMDELEKRHMIYSVPKSGYYVVKRIKARKEEGSQVIDFATSAPDPDVFPYLDFQHCINKAIDTYKNDLFIYGMPQGLSSLIQVVQQQLTNYQVFTSERNIFITSGVQQALSLLTMIPFPNQKKKIVIEQPGYHLFIEHLEIHKCPVIGIKRTAKGIDLQELERIFQTEDIKFFYAIPRFHNPLGTCYTKEEKIKIVELAQKYDVFIVEDDQMADLEQDSKADPLYAYDTSSRVIYLKSYSKIIFPGMRIGVAVIPDALVDMFNQYKKLLDIDSSMLSQGALEIYLKSGMFERHKQKIRSAYARRAKIMAASLTQQSERSGGIFTYHATKQPCVHTHILLDKKVSLPQMMARLKKQSILLDPIDKHYLSFFPKEKIVKLNVSNVKEEDIERGIEQLVKELKRVFC from the coding sequence ATGCACAAATACCTACAGTTGTTGAATGATCTTGAGATGTTGATTGGAGAACGCCCATACAAAGAAGGAGAGAGGCTTCCTTCCATTCGAGCTCTCGCACAGCAGTATCGATGCAGCAAAAGCACCGTCATTCGGGCAATGGATGAGCTCGAAAAGCGGCATATGATTTATTCAGTTCCGAAGAGCGGATATTATGTGGTCAAGAGAATAAAAGCCCGTAAGGAAGAAGGATCGCAGGTTATCGATTTTGCGACTTCTGCCCCTGATCCAGATGTTTTTCCTTATTTGGATTTTCAACATTGCATTAACAAGGCAATTGATACGTATAAAAATGATCTATTTATCTATGGCATGCCTCAAGGCCTTTCTTCTCTGATTCAGGTTGTTCAACAGCAGTTGACTAACTATCAGGTCTTCACTAGCGAACGTAATATTTTCATCACGTCGGGTGTTCAACAGGCACTGTCTTTGCTAACGATGATTCCGTTTCCGAATCAAAAGAAGAAAATAGTAATAGAGCAGCCTGGATACCATTTATTCATTGAACATCTGGAAATTCACAAATGCCCGGTAATCGGAATAAAAAGAACGGCGAAAGGGATTGATTTGCAGGAATTGGAGAGGATCTTTCAAACGGAAGATATCAAATTTTTTTACGCGATTCCAAGATTTCATAATCCGTTAGGCACCTGTTATACGAAAGAGGAGAAAATAAAAATTGTGGAATTGGCTCAAAAATATGATGTTTTTATTGTTGAGGATGACCAGATGGCCGATTTGGAACAGGACAGCAAAGCGGACCCTTTATACGCCTACGATACTTCGTCCCGTGTCATTTATCTGAAGAGTTATTCCAAAATTATTTTTCCTGGCATGCGTATCGGGGTGGCGGTCATTCCCGATGCATTGGTTGATATGTTCAATCAGTATAAGAAACTGCTTGATATTGATAGCTCTATGCTGTCGCAAGGAGCATTGGAAATCTATCTGAAGAGCGGGATGTTCGAGCGGCACAAACAAAAAATCCGCTCGGCGTATGCACGTAGGGCAAAGATTATGGCTGCTTCATTAACGCAACAATCCGAACGTAGCGGTGGAATTTTTACCTATCACGCTACGAAGCAGCCGTGTGTTCATACGCATATTTTGCTGGATAAAAAGGTGTCGCTACCTCAAATGATGGCCAGGCTCAAAAAGCAGTCTATTCTGCTGGACCCGATCGATAAGCATTACTTGTCATTTTTTCCAAAAGAAAAAATAGTAAAGCTGAATGTTTCCAATGTCAAAGAAGAAGACATTGAACGAGGAATCGAGCAACTGGTTAAAGAGCTCAAAAGAGTATTTTGTTAG
- a CDS encoding TM2 domain-containing protein: MSILNKQGLTSEELQLLNSEMMIKQKSSGTTWLLWVFTAPLGGHRFYLGKTGTAVAMLLTLGGLGIWSFIDLFLISGMVRETNKKIENEILAEIKLVKNAKQNSNTRAIPRVNR; the protein is encoded by the coding sequence ATGTCTATCTTAAACAAGCAAGGACTAACATCTGAAGAACTGCAATTATTAAATTCAGAAATGATGATAAAGCAAAAATCAAGTGGTACAACGTGGTTGCTCTGGGTATTCACTGCACCTCTTGGTGGACATCGATTCTACTTAGGAAAAACCGGTACAGCAGTCGCAATGCTACTAACACTTGGAGGATTAGGAATCTGGTCATTTATTGATTTATTCTTGATCAGTGGTATGGTCAGAGAGACAAATAAAAAAATTGAAAACGAAATTCTAGCAGAAATAAAATTAGTTAAAAACGCAAAACAAAATTCTAACACGAGAGCTATCCCTCGTGTTAATCGGTGA
- a CDS encoding DUF4309 domain-containing protein: MMNVKKVVLGTFTTALLLISNSLTPVLADSTKHVSQTQRQTIDMQTTKAIQNIIQLAKQGKLPNVPFQIGTQKSTIIKQWGMPKYGAEGAKSNKYSFLDYTNKKHTSFEANDKLLRIDLQDPTLNKRVTMSKLKQVVGKPVSVDGSANTKYLTYKAGGYTIKFVFDVIKKGEDPKLMTVILTGSNYWK, from the coding sequence ATGATGAACGTAAAAAAAGTTGTATTAGGAACATTTACTACTGCATTACTGTTAATATCCAACTCACTTACACCTGTTTTAGCTGATTCTACAAAACATGTTTCGCAAACACAAAGGCAAACGATAGATATGCAAACAACAAAAGCGATTCAAAATATCATACAGCTTGCTAAACAAGGGAAATTACCAAACGTACCATTCCAAATCGGGACCCAAAAATCTACGATAATTAAACAGTGGGGCATGCCTAAATATGGAGCAGAAGGGGCTAAGAGCAATAAGTATAGCTTTTTAGACTATACCAATAAAAAACATACAAGTTTTGAAGCAAATGACAAATTACTTCGTATTGATTTACAAGATCCAACGTTAAACAAGAGAGTGACCATGTCTAAACTGAAACAAGTAGTAGGAAAACCTGTTTCGGTAGATGGCTCAGCTAACACAAAATATCTGACTTACAAAGCTGGCGGCTATACGATTAAGTTTGTCTTTGATGTAATAAAAAAAGGAGAAGATCCAAAATTAATGACGGTAATCTTAACAGGATCTAACTATTGGAAATAA